AGAAGACAATATCGCCGACATGATAACTATTACAGACATAGCCTTATACTTATACTCAAATCTTTGACGGGACATCCAGAAATTAAAGGCAGGCTGTGTGAGGAATATAAAAAACATTAAGCTTAGCAGTGGTATATCTATTCCAAGAACTGGTTGGATATAAGGATACGTTAAGAATAAAATAATCCCACATACTAGAGTAATAACGTTCGACAAAATGAGCATGGAAAATGAGTAGACATCTCTATCTTGCTCATAATCTATCATGCCGTTATTAAAGACACCATACGATAAACAAAACATGGCTACTATACCGAGCATACTTTGCCAAGATAGGAACACGGAAACTTGTCCATATTCGTCCTGAGAAAGCATACGCGTGTAAATAGGGCTTGTGATAAATATCAAACTCTTTTCTATTACACGCATTATAAGAAATGCAAAAGAAGCAATGACTGCCTTAGGAAGGCCAAAGCGTAACATACACAGACCTTTCATTGGAACTAAAACGCTTTCCCCCATGTCGTTTTAGAAGCATATTTGTTATATGGATATAGAAATCGCTGAAGCCTCTGTTTTATTTTTTCTATATCATTTTTATAGTCTTTATATTTTCTAAACAACTGTGTATTGTTTTCTGAGATATTAGGTACAAAATAATGTTTGGGCAATATATGTTGTTGCGATTTAAGCCCGATAAAAGATTCTATTTTATTTATTGTAGATTCATACTCATATATTAAAGACTCAAAATTGATCAATAAGATATTGGGGGCGTTTAAATAATAATAATCATGACGCATACAAGCATAGTAATCAATAAAATCATCAACATTATCAGTTGGCACCCACATACAGTCTGCTATTAATTCTTTCTTGCATAAAAAATATAAATCACGTGGATCTTTGTCCACAACAATGGCCTTCGGTGATTCGAAAAAAGCAAAACTCTTTAAAGGATTATCAGCTGAGAACGCCTGATTTATAACAAGCATCTTTTTATCATCATATCCTAAAATAGCTAAAATTGATGTCACATATTTTCTGGTTAATTCATCAAAAAATTGTGGACAGCTAGAAAGATACATTTGCCGAGTAAAAAACTTCGAAATATATGTATCACAACAGTGATTCAGTATTTTATCTATTGATGGTAATATATGCCATTTAAATATTTTCTCTATAGAAGTCGAATTATAGACATCCCATGACCAACATCCTTTCCATTGGACTTGAACTATAGAAGCAATATATTCTTTTGTTAATTCATGTATCTGAGTAGAAACATTACCATATCTTGATGTTGGACGAAAAGTATAATCTATGAACTGCAGGAAACGTGATATTGCGACATCACATGCCATATAACGTGAAGGAGAAAATAAGTGGTATTTTAAATCTTCAAGACCATCTGGTCTATATGCAATACCAAATTCTTCGTAGTCTAACACTTGAACATCGCAATATTCTTTCAGCAAGTCAATAACAGCCCCTGACCCCGTATACCCAAAACCGCACACTCCAATAATCATTTTGTCTCCTTCTTACCACACAATAAACAATGCGTCACAAACGCGTAACATGGCAATTCATCTTATGCTTATGCGATATCCATAGTAGTTATTAATAATTTATCTAATTGAGTTTTTATAGTTTCTGGTTTGAAAGAATTTATCCTAAGATATCCTTGCATAACGTAGTGTTTATATAATAATTCTGATGATAGTAATTTATTGATTTTTTCAGCCATATCATAAGGATCTTTGATTTTACATAATAAGCCAAACTCATCGTTACCTAAGATTTCCCTAGGCCCGACTTTAGAATCTGTTGCTACGACAGGCTTACCATAGGCCATTGCTTCTATCATCACAGTTGGCAACCCTTCACCAGCTACACTCGCGTGTACAAGCATATGAGAAGCTGCATAATAATCTTGAACATCCCTCTGGGCACCAGCAAAGACAATCTTAGATGCTATTCCTTGATGCTGTGCATATGTCTTCATTGTGTCTTCAGATTCACCGTTCCCAACGAACACGACATTAATATCTCTTTGGTATTGCTCATTTAATATTTTTATAGCATCGATAACTGTGCGATGGTCTTTGTGTGGATAAGAAAACCTCGCTACCATCAAGATAAAATTCCCATATTTTTCTCTTAGTTCTAAAACTTTTTGTTGATGCACTATGCGCTGAGCTATAAACGTCGGATTGTATAATTTTGTAATATTTAAATGCAGCCATTTATTATAATGGAAAACTTCTTCTTCTCCATCAGATACCAAAACAACAAGATTTTTGATTTTAGTATATAAATTTAAATACCCTTGTGTCATAATAATATATTTATATAGAGCGCCGTGTAGCCAACAAAGTTTCTTCTTACTTTTAATAAAATCTTTAGTTATAAACGTTAAATCAGGGAAGTGCCCTGAAAACGCTATCGCAATATCATATTGAACTTTTGAATTTCGATAAAATGCTCTATAGATAAAATCAAAAATTGATATACAAATGTAACATAGAGGGTAGGCGTATTTTCCCCACCACCATCTCTTCGTACCATAGCTGTACACTTCAGGGGACATTAGTTGTGTAAACACTATATGATTGACATTACATAGCGACGAGATTTCAACTTCCATCGCGTTCAAACTAGGATTTAAGTTATACACATCCACCTCATGTCCCAGTTCCAGC
The window above is part of the Cloacibacillus sp. An23 genome. Proteins encoded here:
- a CDS encoding glycosyltransferase → MKIAMVFDGLGWGGIERVGIDYCKLMLELGHEVDVYNLNPSLNAMEVEISSLCNVNHIVFTQLMSPEVYSYGTKRWWWGKYAYPLCYICISIFDFIYRAFYRNSKVQYDIAIAFSGHFPDLTFITKDFIKSKKKLCWLHGALYKYIIMTQGYLNLYTKIKNLVVLVSDGEEEVFHYNKWLHLNITKLYNPTFIAQRIVHQQKVLELREKYGNFILMVARFSYPHKDHRTVIDAIKILNEQYQRDINVVFVGNGESEDTMKTYAQHQGIASKIVFAGAQRDVQDYYAASHMLVHASVAGEGLPTVMIEAMAYGKPVVATDSKVGPREILGNDEFGLLCKIKDPYDMAEKINKLLSSELLYKHYVMQGYLRINSFKPETIKTQLDKLLITTMDIA